A genomic window from Cytobacillus suaedae includes:
- a CDS encoding cation:proton antiporter produces the protein MLYLIIAIVLIALLTFYRVIKGPSLSDRIVALNSIGVMFVLVLVLLGYYFERKMFIDVALAYGAFLFIVVLMMAKYLRKPEQGGVSD, from the coding sequence GTGCTCTATTTAATAATAGCAATTGTCTTAATTGCTTTATTAACTTTTTATAGGGTCATTAAAGGTCCTAGTTTATCTGACAGAATCGTTGCACTGAATTCTATAGGTGTCATGTTTGTATTAGTACTCGTGTTATTAGGTTATTATTTTGAAAGAAAAATGTTTATTGATGTGGCCTTAGCTTATGGGGCTTTCTTATTTATCGTTGTTTTGATGATGGCAAAATATTTAAGAAAACCTGAGCAAGGAGGAGTTAGCGATTGA
- a CDS encoding monovalent cation/H(+) antiporter subunit G produces MIRFPDLYTRLHAGSKCLSAGGISVLIGCIVLDGIGFDSLKLIVLILFLLLTNPIAIHVIARLSTNVNLVSETIAEKDRDE; encoded by the coding sequence ATGATTCGTTTCCCTGATTTGTATACTCGGTTACATGCAGGCTCTAAATGTCTGAGCGCTGGAGGTATTTCAGTTTTAATAGGGTGTATAGTTTTGGATGGAATCGGGTTTGATTCCTTAAAACTTATTGTACTCATCCTTTTTTTATTACTCACGAATCCGATCGCAATTCATGTCATAGCTCGTCTCTCTACTAATGTTAATTTAGTATCAGAAACAATTGCAGAAAAGGATAGAGATGAGTAA
- a CDS encoding DUF4040 domain-containing protein, protein MIDLLINLLMLFLLITAFFCIFTKDISTSVITLPIFGVILVVIFVILQAPGVALAEAVMTAGLTTVFFVITLNKTGIER, encoded by the coding sequence ATGATAGATCTACTTATTAATCTGTTAATGCTATTTTTACTAATTACCGCATTTTTTTGTATTTTTACGAAAGATATCTCAACATCAGTTATAACTCTTCCTATATTCGGGGTAATTCTAGTCGTTATTTTTGTCATACTTCAAGCACCAGGTGTTGCTTTGGCTGAAGCAGTTATGACGGCTGGCTTAACGACCGTTTTTTTTGTCATTACATTAAATAAAACGGGTATTGAACGATGA
- a CDS encoding Na+/H+ antiporter subunit E: MKKKLVLIILTLALWFVFAGRITIEVFLLGTIICSIISLMMADIVFKSVQMKYGMKELFIKAYYIILVICALIVDVFSSAIRVSRQAFAIKPSFSPRIERVKTSYKNVNSTAISANFITLPQGSLAMDFDISTKNYTIHWIEVHSDNEAEAKKVRIHKHEKLLAKIVD; encoded by the coding sequence TTGAAGAAGAAATTAGTACTAATTATTCTAACTTTGGCTTTATGGTTTGTTTTTGCTGGCCGCATTACTATCGAGGTATTTTTGTTGGGTACAATTATTTGCTCTATTATTTCACTTATGATGGCAGATATTGTGTTTAAGTCAGTACAAATGAAATATGGGATGAAAGAACTTTTTATTAAAGCATATTACATAATTTTAGTGATCTGTGCTCTTATAGTTGATGTATTTTCATCTGCAATCAGAGTATCCAGACAAGCATTTGCAATTAAGCCTTCATTCTCTCCCCGAATCGAAAGAGTAAAAACATCTTATAAAAATGTAAACAGTACTGCAATTTCGGCCAATTTTATCACATTACCTCAAGGGTCTCTGGCTATGGATTTCGATATCTCAACTAAAAACTATACTATTCACTGGATAGAAGTTCACAGTGACAATGAAGCAGAAGCAAAGAAAGTACGTATCCATAAACATGAGAAGTTACTTGCTAAAATAGTTGATTGA